A genomic stretch from Desulfolutivibrio sulfodismutans DSM 3696 includes:
- a CDS encoding 4Fe-4S dicluster domain-containing protein: MTAYTVQMEQLPGLLAAWSTQCQVHVPVSLDNGFYDFGPWRPGTEIAFEYDVAYNPLKRFFMPPREDMVVFDLETYSAKPVFAAPNILLFGVHPYDVKAVTQLDQLMESGSVDQNYFSRRDATVIFALTPMAVSETAFWASVGADKVDQGYDLYWTKIGPGTFHVEIGSGKGEELLLAAGPLSPATAGSREAARKAQVRARNLGLRRKLNYDWHETPHVMGRSWNASLWHRKAEKCLGCGSCNTVCPTCYCFDIREEVDEKLKTGHRFREWDGCMLNGFALVAGNHNFRPQASERYRHRYMRKGKYIFDKIGELGCVGCGRCVRACTSKIADPCEIFNTLWEESRHEI; encoded by the coding sequence ATGACGGCCTATACCGTACAGATGGAGCAGCTCCCGGGGCTTTTGGCGGCCTGGAGCACCCAGTGCCAGGTGCATGTCCCCGTGTCCCTGGACAATGGTTTTTACGATTTCGGGCCCTGGAGGCCGGGCACGGAAATCGCCTTCGAATACGACGTGGCCTACAACCCGCTCAAACGGTTCTTCATGCCGCCGCGCGAGGACATGGTCGTCTTCGATCTGGAGACCTATTCGGCCAAGCCCGTGTTCGCCGCGCCAAATATCCTGCTTTTCGGGGTGCATCCCTACGACGTCAAGGCCGTGACCCAGCTCGACCAGCTCATGGAAAGCGGCAGCGTGGACCAGAACTATTTTTCCCGGCGCGACGCCACGGTGATCTTCGCCCTGACCCCCATGGCCGTGTCCGAGACCGCGTTTTGGGCCTCGGTGGGGGCGGACAAGGTGGACCAGGGATACGACCTATACTGGACCAAGATCGGCCCGGGCACGTTCCATGTGGAGATCGGCTCGGGCAAGGGCGAGGAACTGCTGCTGGCCGCCGGTCCCCTGTCCCCGGCCACGGCCGGAAGCCGCGAGGCCGCGCGCAAGGCTCAGGTGCGGGCCAGGAACCTCGGCCTGCGGCGCAAGCTGAACTATGACTGGCACGAGACGCCCCATGTCATGGGCCGGTCCTGGAACGCCTCCCTGTGGCACCGCAAGGCCGAGAAGTGTCTGGGCTGTGGCTCGTGCAACACCGTCTGTCCCACCTGCTACTGTTTCGACATCCGGGAGGAGGTGGACGAGAAGCTCAAAACCGGCCACCGCTTCCGGGAATGGGACGGCTGCATGCTCAATGGTTTCGCCCTGGTGGCGGGCAATCATAACTTTCGCCCCCAGGCCTCGGAACGCTACCGGCATCGGTATATGCGCAAGGGAAAATACATCTTCGATAAAATAGGGGAACTGGGCTGTGTGGGGTGTGGCCGGTGCGTGCGGGCCTGCACCAGCAAGATCGCCGACCCCTGCGAGATCTTCAACACCCTGTGGGAGGAAAGCCGCCATGAAATCTAG
- the rfaE1 gene encoding D-glycero-beta-D-manno-heptose-7-phosphate kinase, which translates to MLKTSRMELIAKALPGFTGKRILVLGDLMLDHYLMGDVERISPEGPVPVVRVRSEAHTLGGAGNVVKNLAALGASPTLLSVCGEDDPGKAVLQIAEREGLESVIVPDGSRPTTIKTRIIAQNQQVVRVDRESDEPVSSRVRDAVIQALIRLLPGHACVIVSDYAKGLVSRPIIQALLEAAARLTPKPLVLVDPKVPNRDIYQGVDLLTPNAREAGEMAGWRLTGRTEIIRAGLAIFKKIRCKSLVVTLGPEGIALFSGPGNVRHIPTMARKVFDVTGAGDTVIAALAVGLSVGLDLLDACILANYCAGIVVGQVGSATVSQKEILAGLGGQGEPLVESWLQAEST; encoded by the coding sequence ATGCTCAAAACGTCCCGCATGGAACTGATCGCCAAGGCGCTTCCCGGATTTACCGGGAAACGTATTCTTGTTTTGGGCGATCTCATGCTGGATCATTATCTCATGGGGGATGTGGAGCGCATCTCGCCAGAGGGGCCTGTACCGGTGGTCCGGGTGCGAAGCGAGGCGCACACCCTGGGTGGGGCGGGAAATGTGGTCAAGAACCTTGCCGCCCTGGGCGCCAGCCCGACGCTTCTTTCCGTGTGCGGGGAAGACGATCCTGGCAAGGCTGTCTTGCAGATTGCGGAACGGGAAGGCCTCGAATCGGTCATTGTTCCTGACGGGTCGCGACCGACCACCATCAAAACCCGGATTATTGCGCAGAACCAGCAGGTGGTCCGGGTGGACCGGGAAAGCGATGAGCCGGTCTCCAGCCGGGTCCGGGACGCGGTCATTCAGGCCCTGATCCGTCTCCTGCCAGGCCATGCCTGTGTGATCGTCTCGGATTACGCCAAAGGGCTGGTCTCACGCCCGATCATCCAGGCACTTCTGGAGGCGGCGGCCAGACTGACGCCGAAACCGCTTGTGCTGGTGGACCCCAAGGTGCCCAACAGGGACATCTATCAGGGGGTGGACCTGCTGACTCCCAACGCCAGAGAGGCCGGGGAGATGGCGGGTTGGCGGTTGACCGGCCGGACGGAGATCATCCGGGCCGGGCTCGCCATCTTCAAGAAAATCCGTTGCAAGTCGTTGGTGGTCACCCTGGGCCCCGAGGGGATCGCGCTTTTTTCCGGCCCGGGAAATGTGCGTCATATCCCGACTATGGCTCGTAAGGTTTTTGATGTGACCGGTGCGGGCGATACGGTCATCGCCGCTTTGGCCGTCGGGCTCAGTGTTGGTCTTGATTTGCTTGACGCCTGTATATTGGCGAATTATTGCGCAGGGATAGTAGTGGGACAGGTGGGGAGCGCCACGGTAAGCCAAAAAGAAATTCTGGCCGGTCTTGGCGGGCAAGGGGAACCCCTGGTTGAAAGCTGGCTTCAGGCCGAGTCAACGTAA
- a CDS encoding FAD/NAD(P)-binding protein: MKSRTFSPYVPRPATLVSKSPLSELVTLYEFVLDNGKNLAHKPGQFIMVSIFGVGEAPFSISSAPIKESNVFEIAVRKIGTVTKALSELPVGAKAGIRGPFGTSFPVHEFVGKDTLLVAGGLGYIPIRSLLHYQLRHRQEFGRISVLIGTRSPRDRIFIDQIEALAKGGDVEVLETVDMPDANWKGNVGVITTLLPKAGVEPQNTHVAMIGPPVMYKFVLRQCREMGIPSERIWVSLERRMKCGLGKCGHCQINSLNACMDGPVFRYTDIESLEEAI, encoded by the coding sequence ATGAAATCTAGGACGTTTTCCCCCTACGTGCCCCGCCCGGCCACGCTGGTGTCCAAATCGCCCCTGTCGGAGTTGGTGACCCTGTATGAATTCGTCTTGGACAACGGCAAGAACCTGGCCCACAAGCCCGGGCAGTTCATCATGGTGTCCATCTTTGGCGTGGGCGAGGCCCCGTTTTCCATCAGTTCCGCGCCGATTAAGGAATCCAACGTCTTTGAGATCGCCGTGCGCAAGATCGGGACCGTGACCAAGGCCCTGTCCGAGCTACCTGTGGGCGCCAAGGCGGGTATTCGCGGCCCGTTCGGCACCAGCTTTCCGGTGCATGAATTCGTGGGCAAGGACACCCTGCTGGTGGCCGGAGGCCTGGGCTACATCCCCATCCGCAGCCTTTTGCACTATCAATTGCGCCACCGCCAGGAATTTGGCCGTATCAGCGTGCTCATCGGCACCCGGTCCCCCAGGGACCGCATCTTCATCGACCAGATCGAGGCCCTGGCCAAGGGCGGGGACGTGGAGGTGCTGGAGACCGTGGACATGCCGGACGCGAACTGGAAGGGCAACGTGGGGGTCATCACCACGCTTTTGCCCAAGGCCGGGGTGGAGCCGCAAAACACCCATGTGGCCATGATCGGCCCGCCGGTCATGTATAAGTTCGTGCTTCGCCAGTGCCGGGAGATGGGCATACCCTCGGAGCGCATCTGGGTGTCCCTGGAGCGGCGCATGAAATGCGGCCTGGGCAAGTGCGGCCACTGCCAGATCAACAGCTTAAACGCCTGCATGGACGGCCCTGTGTTCCGCTATACGGATATCGAAAGCCTGGAAGAGGCCATCTGA
- a CDS encoding GAK system XXXCH domain-containing protein — protein sequence MDLLTIKHEMAVVFEQITARTDEGLLPDEAAVDKFFRLCQRMHQIADDAWIGEAEDFSHLSHQLLNAVKKSDVENSVMLVESLQDAQVYCHRSFRD from the coding sequence ATGGATCTCTTGACGATAAAGCATGAGATGGCGGTGGTTTTTGAACAGATCACAGCTCGAACTGACGAAGGTCTCTTGCCCGATGAAGCAGCTGTGGACAAGTTCTTTCGACTTTGTCAACGAATGCACCAAATTGCCGATGATGCCTGGATCGGCGAAGCTGAGGACTTTTCGCATTTATCCCATCAGTTACTTAACGCCGTTAAAAAAAGTGATGTGGAAAACAGCGTCATGCTTGTGGAATCGCTCCAAGATGCGCAGGTTTATTGTCACCGTTCCTTTCGTGACTAG
- a CDS encoding ParA family protein, translating into MARVVVVANQKGGVGKTTTSVNLAASLAVMEKKTLLVDCDPQANASSGLGIYSEKTAENLYTVLYEPMRARQAVLETSFPFLSLMSSSTDLVAAEIELVGKSSREFFLRAVVQELVADYEYIILDCPPSLGLVTLNALCAATELLVPLQCEYYALEGVAQLLRTYELVHKRFNKNLTLLGVLLTMYDGRNKLNRHVKREIWKCFPKLVFDTLVPRNVRLSEAPSFGKPVLAHDIKSRGSEAYLSLAQEVVRRDPSHPAARGRGVCARDAGM; encoded by the coding sequence ATGGCTAGAGTCGTCGTGGTTGCCAATCAGAAGGGTGGGGTGGGGAAGACAACCACTTCTGTGAATCTAGCCGCGTCTCTTGCGGTCATGGAAAAAAAAACGCTTCTCGTCGATTGTGACCCTCAGGCGAATGCTTCCAGTGGATTGGGGATCTATTCAGAGAAAACAGCGGAGAATTTGTATACGGTCTTGTACGAGCCGATGCGGGCTCGTCAGGCGGTCCTGGAGACGAGTTTCCCCTTTTTGTCGTTGATGTCCTCGAGCACGGATCTCGTGGCGGCCGAGATTGAGTTGGTTGGCAAATCAAGCCGGGAATTTTTCCTGCGGGCGGTGGTTCAGGAATTGGTTGCCGACTATGAATATATTATTCTGGACTGCCCGCCCTCGCTGGGTTTGGTTACGTTGAACGCACTCTGTGCTGCTACGGAACTCTTGGTCCCTTTGCAGTGCGAATATTATGCCCTGGAGGGTGTGGCGCAGCTTTTACGGACCTACGAGCTAGTTCACAAACGCTTCAATAAAAATCTGACCTTGCTTGGCGTGCTGCTCACCATGTACGATGGTCGCAACAAGCTGAATCGGCATGTAAAAAGGGAAATCTGGAAATGTTTCCCGAAATTGGTTTTTGACACGCTGGTGCCGCGCAATGTCAGACTTTCTGAGGCGCCAAGCTTTGGGAAGCCTGTCCTTGCCCACGATATCAAGTCGCGCGGTTCAGAGGCGTATCTTTCCCTGGCCCAAGAAGTTGTACGTCGTGATCCGAGTCATCCGGCTGCAAGGGGAAGGGGGGTTTGCGCGCGAGATGCCGGGATGTGA
- a CDS encoding MlaD family protein: MLDERGKKKEYVKASLTLALGLGILSVFMVILGGHWFWENLVTYHVRFATVKDLVSGRPVKYGGMDIGRIQKIELDPDDPRLIRVTLGVKADFPLYQGTQARIAQKGLVGDYYVFLDLQGEPGPRIEPGSEIPAARTMDMQELAAVAGDMLQSVKPKIDEIADNIERLLSPTNVELVSRMLEQGPQLLAETKTAVESFRADWARLVGKGESAATALGKTLERAETAVGVVEKELTMTLNEIRTHTQTAGKVAEDLRVSLDYDQRQVESILENLNRTSRDLKDLTARVKERPWQVIRPPKEVLP, from the coding sequence ATGCTCGATGAACGCGGAAAAAAGAAAGAATACGTCAAGGCCTCGCTGACATTGGCGCTGGGGCTTGGCATCCTGTCCGTGTTCATGGTGATCCTCGGCGGGCATTGGTTTTGGGAAAACCTGGTGACCTATCATGTCCGGTTCGCCACGGTGAAGGATCTGGTGTCGGGGCGGCCGGTCAAATACGGCGGCATGGACATCGGGCGCATTCAAAAGATCGAGCTCGATCCGGACGATCCGCGTCTGATCCGGGTGACGCTTGGGGTGAAGGCGGACTTTCCCCTGTATCAGGGCACCCAGGCCAGGATCGCCCAGAAGGGGTTGGTTGGCGACTATTACGTCTTTTTGGATCTGCAAGGGGAACCGGGGCCGCGTATTGAACCGGGAAGCGAGATCCCCGCCGCCCGGACCATGGATATGCAGGAGTTGGCGGCTGTGGCCGGGGATATGCTGCAAAGCGTCAAGCCAAAGATTGATGAGATTGCGGATAACATCGAGCGGCTTCTTTCGCCGACAAACGTGGAGCTGGTCAGCCGCATGTTGGAGCAGGGGCCGCAACTGCTGGCCGAGACCAAGACGGCTGTGGAGTCGTTTCGCGCGGATTGGGCGCGGTTGGTCGGCAAGGGCGAGTCCGCCGCCACCGCCCTGGGCAAGACGTTGGAGCGGGCCGAAACGGCTGTCGGGGTGGTGGAGAAGGAATTGACCATGACCTTGAATGAAATCCGCACGCATACCCAGACGGCAGGCAAGGTGGCCGAGGATCTGCGGGTGAGCCTGGACTATGATCAGCGCCAGGTGGAGAGCATCCTGGAAAATCTCAATCGCACCAGCCGTGACCTCAAGGATCTGACGGCCCGGGTCAAAGAACGCCCCTGGCAGGTCATCCGGCCGCCAAAGGAGGTTTTGCCGTGA
- a CDS encoding NADH:ubiquinone oxidoreductase yields METEPVTLTSNETCLLSAKPRIAFFDFAGCEGDQLQIANLEEKLLDILAHVEVVSFREIKTGHGDDYDIAFVEGSITRPEDEERIKEIRSKAKVLVALGACAAIGGINCLKNFMGEGFYRDVVYGPQAGWYRTYAARPLSAVVTVDAEIPGCPIDRLEFARVVKELLLGRTPWLPDYPVCVECKMAGNVCRFDMGKMCLGIITRAGCGACCVTEGAHCWGCRGLFPTANLDAARQVMDRAGFDRRQVQDLMRFFLGDTRAGL; encoded by the coding sequence ATGGAAACCGAACCGGTTACGCTTACGTCCAACGAGACGTGTCTTTTGTCCGCCAAGCCGCGCATCGCCTTTTTCGATTTTGCGGGCTGCGAGGGCGATCAGCTCCAGATCGCCAACCTTGAGGAAAAGTTGCTGGACATCCTGGCCCATGTGGAGGTGGTCAGCTTCCGCGAAATCAAGACCGGACACGGCGACGACTACGACATCGCCTTTGTGGAGGGGTCCATCACCCGTCCCGAGGACGAGGAACGCATAAAAGAAATCCGGTCCAAGGCCAAGGTGCTGGTGGCCCTGGGGGCTTGTGCGGCCATCGGCGGCATCAACTGCCTGAAAAATTTCATGGGCGAGGGGTTTTACCGCGACGTAGTCTACGGGCCCCAGGCCGGATGGTACCGGACCTACGCGGCCAGGCCCCTGTCCGCCGTGGTGACTGTGGACGCCGAGATACCGGGTTGCCCCATCGACCGGCTGGAGTTCGCCAGGGTGGTCAAGGAACTGCTGCTCGGCCGCACGCCCTGGCTGCCGGACTATCCGGTCTGCGTGGAATGCAAGATGGCCGGGAACGTCTGCCGTTTCGACATGGGCAAGATGTGTCTGGGCATCATCACCCGGGCCGGGTGCGGGGCCTGCTGCGTTACCGAGGGGGCCCATTGCTGGGGCTGCCGGGGGCTTTTCCCCACGGCCAATCTGGACGCGGCCCGGCAGGTCATGGACCGGGCCGGGTTCGACCGGCGTCAGGTGCAGGATCTCATGCGTTTTTTTCTGGGCGACACCCGGGCCGGGTTATAA
- a CDS encoding ABC-type transport auxiliary lipoprotein family protein — translation MLIQAAVLAGLLLMTGCLGSAPPVEHYLRVEAVTAGCDKGLPQMNVSPSAVVAFMELTALDNLDRPAVLVANGSVLAPSTRWYWEGAPQDVVGAGIIRAVNCLPGVAGVLKYRPRVEHQAVLSGNVTAFNVQRKNGLRFVAGVRLDVWTKDARRLVGSRAFEVETPIAAETPEGIADAASQAVSRIAAEAAAWLSAGMGGPLAECFAESAK, via the coding sequence ATGCTCATCCAGGCGGCGGTGTTGGCAGGGTTGCTGCTCATGACCGGGTGTCTGGGGTCAGCGCCCCCGGTGGAGCACTATCTGCGGGTGGAGGCGGTGACCGCCGGGTGCGACAAGGGGTTGCCGCAGATGAACGTCTCGCCGTCGGCCGTGGTGGCCTTCATGGAACTGACGGCCCTGGACAATCTGGACCGCCCGGCGGTGCTGGTGGCCAATGGCAGCGTGCTGGCCCCGAGTACCCGGTGGTACTGGGAGGGCGCGCCCCAGGATGTGGTGGGGGCGGGGATCATCCGGGCGGTCAATTGCCTGCCCGGGGTGGCAGGGGTGTTGAAATACAGGCCCCGGGTCGAGCATCAGGCCGTTTTGTCGGGCAACGTGACGGCCTTTAACGTCCAGCGGAAAAACGGCTTGCGGTTTGTGGCGGGGGTGCGGCTGGACGTCTGGACCAAGGATGCCAGGCGGCTGGTGGGGTCGCGTGCGTTTGAGGTTGAAACCCCCATTGCCGCTGAAACTCCGGAGGGCATTGCCGATGCCGCGTCCCAGGCGGTCTCCCGCATCGCCGCCGAGGCGGCGGCGTGGTTGTCGGCTGGGATGGGCGGTCCCTTGGCCGAATGTTTCGCGGAGTCGGCGAAGTGA
- a CDS encoding STAS domain-containing protein, with translation MSDGKQSRGESETWTWEGDPRTNTVSIGGEVDFTVSPAVRDRFVTFIEQTRGDMFLDLGNLSYVDSSGLAALIEGRKLLKAKGRKITITAISHQVRKLFELTQIGELFGL, from the coding sequence ATGTCTGATGGGAAACAAAGCCGTGGAGAGAGCGAGACCTGGACCTGGGAGGGCGATCCACGTACGAATACGGTCAGCATAGGCGGCGAGGTGGATTTTACGGTCAGCCCTGCCGTCCGTGACCGATTCGTGACCTTTATCGAGCAGACCCGGGGGGACATGTTTTTGGATCTCGGGAATCTGTCCTATGTTGACAGTTCCGGGTTGGCGGCTTTGATTGAAGGTCGCAAGCTGCTCAAGGCCAAGGGACGAAAAATAACGATTACTGCCATATCGCACCAGGTGCGTAAGCTTTTTGAATTAACGCAGATCGGAGAGCTTTTCGGATTATAG
- a CDS encoding DnaJ family domain-containing protein — protein MSSLMAVFAVIAERRIVEAMDRGEFDNLEGAGQKLVFEDDSMVPEDLRMAYKIMKNAGYLPPEILEEKEILSAADLLANAPDEHERYQRMRKLQCVVMRVNQRRNRPLHLEKDAKYYEKVVSRVKIHGVQSAHE, from the coding sequence GTGAGCTCGCTTATGGCGGTTTTTGCGGTCATTGCTGAGCGGCGCATTGTTGAGGCCATGGACAGGGGGGAGTTCGACAACCTGGAGGGCGCCGGGCAAAAGCTGGTTTTCGAGGACGACTCCATGGTTCCGGAAGATTTGCGCATGGCTTACAAGATCATGAAAAATGCGGGGTATCTGCCACCTGAGATACTTGAGGAAAAAGAGATCCTGTCGGCTGCTGACCTGCTGGCTAACGCCCCGGACGAACACGAGCGTTACCAGCGTATGCGCAAACTGCAATGCGTGGTCATGCGGGTCAACCAGCGGCGCAACCGACCGCTCCATTTGGAAAAAGACGCAAAGTATTATGAAAAAGTCGTGTCACGTGTAAAAATTCATGGCGTGCAAAGCGCACATGAATAA
- a CDS encoding ABC transporter ATP-binding protein, producing MRKQGRLNAPEIVLENVSVGYGDRIVLENITTVLPAGKISVILGGSGCGKSTLLRNILGLVSLKTGRIRLGDSDLYTMSPLEAMAMRRRLGVLFQDGALLGSMPLGQNVALPLREHTSLDEGMIEEVVRMKLKLVGLEPFVQYFPRQLSGGMRKRAGLARAMALDPAILLCDEPTSGLDPITSADLDQLILELKATFPMTIVVVTHDLESLFTIADYVVVLDKGRMLFQGSLAELKKNTDPFIVRFLGRMPTRESRVITAEKAFHAQCGPDAAEKTL from the coding sequence ATGCGCAAGCAAGGCAGGCTCAACGCACCGGAGATCGTTCTCGAAAACGTCAGTGTCGGCTATGGCGACCGCATCGTTTTGGAGAACATCACCACGGTGCTCCCGGCTGGGAAGATCAGCGTCATCCTGGGCGGGTCGGGGTGCGGCAAGTCCACGCTTTTGCGAAACATCCTGGGGTTGGTCAGTCTGAAGACCGGGCGCATCCGGTTGGGCGACTCGGATCTGTATACCATGAGCCCCCTGGAGGCCATGGCCATGCGTCGTCGACTGGGGGTGCTTTTCCAGGACGGGGCGCTTTTGGGCTCCATGCCCCTGGGGCAGAACGTGGCCTTGCCGCTTCGCGAACATACCAGCCTGGATGAGGGAATGATCGAGGAAGTGGTGCGCATGAAGCTCAAGCTGGTGGGCCTTGAACCCTTTGTGCAGTATTTCCCCCGCCAGTTGTCCGGGGGAATGCGCAAACGGGCGGGACTAGCCCGGGCCATGGCCCTCGATCCGGCCATCCTTTTGTGCGACGAGCCTACGTCGGGTCTTGATCCCATCACCTCTGCCGACCTGGACCAGCTCATTTTGGAGCTCAAGGCGACCTTTCCCATGACCATCGTGGTGGTCACCCACGATCTGGAGAGTCTTTTCACCATCGCGGATTACGTGGTGGTCTTGGACAAGGGCAGGATGTTATTCCAGGGGAGCCTTGCGGAGTTGAAAAAAAACACGGATCCTTTCATCGTCAGGTTCCTTGGCCGCATGCCCACGCGGGAAAGCCGGGTCATCACGGCCGAAAAGGCCTTCCATGCGCAGTGCGGCCCTGACGCCGCCGAAAAAACCCTATGA
- a CDS encoding ParB/RepB/Spo0J family partition protein encodes MAQSARGLGRGLEALLGGMGDAKTASEVMEIPVGRIRPNPEQPRRDFSDEAMADLTRSIKEQGVLQPVMVRPINDGTHDYEIVAGERRWRACTAAGLEVIPALVREVDDEQSLALALIENLQREDLNPMEEAAGFALLMSRFGVTQEELAERVGKSRSAVANTLRLMQLAEPIRADLAAGRIFAGHARALLSLTEEELRNALWVRILELGMSVRQAEDMASYAKTHGILPDLANPLESLTVESAAGAGGEKKEKSKAERRAATPLDRELHDLQRDLESLYGAKVQISGTPSRGRITFHFASEDARKEIVTRLGLTNG; translated from the coding sequence ATGGCGCAATCGGCTCGTGGTTTGGGAAGAGGGCTAGAGGCTCTTTTGGGCGGCATGGGTGATGCCAAAACGGCAAGCGAAGTCATGGAGATCCCGGTGGGAAGGATTCGCCCGAATCCGGAGCAACCTCGCCGGGACTTTTCCGACGAGGCCATGGCGGACCTGACTCGTTCCATCAAGGAGCAGGGTGTGTTGCAGCCGGTGATGGTCCGGCCCATCAACGATGGGACGCACGACTATGAAATCGTGGCCGGGGAGCGGCGTTGGCGGGCATGTACGGCTGCGGGGCTTGAGGTGATTCCGGCCTTGGTTCGTGAAGTGGATGACGAACAAAGCCTTGCCCTGGCGCTCATTGAAAATTTACAGCGGGAAGACCTCAATCCCATGGAAGAGGCTGCCGGTTTTGCCTTGCTTATGAGCCGTTTCGGCGTCACCCAGGAAGAGCTGGCGGAACGCGTGGGGAAAAGCCGATCGGCCGTGGCCAACACCCTGCGGTTGATGCAGCTTGCCGAACCCATCCGGGCGGATCTGGCCGCGGGGCGCATCTTCGCCGGGCACGCCCGGGCGCTTCTTTCGCTAACGGAGGAAGAACTTCGTAATGCCCTGTGGGTGCGGATTCTTGAGCTTGGCATGTCCGTACGTCAGGCCGAAGATATGGCGTCCTACGCCAAAACCCACGGCATACTGCCTGATTTGGCCAATCCGCTGGAGAGTTTAACGGTGGAGTCCGCTGCTGGAGCAGGGGGGGAGAAGAAAGAGAAATCCAAGGCGGAGCGCCGCGCCGCGACCCCTCTGGATCGGGAACTTCATGACCTGCAGCGGGATCTGGAATCCTTGTATGGCGCCAAGGTGCAGATTTCCGGCACCCCCAGTAGGGGACGCATCACCTTTCATTTCGCCTCGGAAGACGCCCGGAAAGAAATCGTCACGCGTCTTGGTCTCACAAACGGATAG
- a CDS encoding MlaE family ABC transporter permease, giving the protein MREVLGVFFEVVNGLVRCLWLSLTRRYHSKPYQRERTWDHLSWVGADSLPIVSIISGCTGIILALQAAMQLEKVGALSYVANLVGFSLVTELGPLLTSLILAGRAGAAFTAEIATMKISEEIDALSVMGIDPIRFLIWPKCIAMLIMAPLLALWADFVGIMAGGIFSATALGLSGKVYFEQTATFLRVSDVMSGLVKSAAFGMAITLISCAQGLMAREGAADVGRRTTMAVVQSIFIMILLDLFFTALNYILR; this is encoded by the coding sequence GTGCGAGAGGTCTTGGGCGTCTTTTTCGAGGTGGTCAACGGCCTTGTTCGATGCCTATGGCTTTCATTGACGCGGCGCTACCACTCCAAACCCTACCAGCGGGAACGCACCTGGGACCATCTCTCCTGGGTCGGGGCCGATTCCCTTCCCATCGTCAGCATCATCTCCGGGTGTACGGGCATCATCTTGGCGTTGCAAGCGGCCATGCAGTTGGAGAAGGTCGGCGCGTTGAGCTATGTAGCTAATTTAGTGGGTTTTTCCCTGGTAACAGAGCTCGGCCCGCTTTTAACCTCCCTCATCCTGGCGGGAAGGGCCGGGGCGGCCTTCACCGCCGAAATCGCAACCATGAAGATTTCCGAGGAGATTGATGCCTTAAGCGTTATGGGCATCGATCCGATTCGTTTTTTGATCTGGCCGAAATGTATCGCCATGCTGATCATGGCCCCGCTTTTGGCGCTCTGGGCCGACTTCGTAGGCATCATGGCCGGCGGCATTTTTTCCGCTACCGCCCTGGGATTGAGCGGCAAGGTCTATTTTGAGCAGACCGCCACCTTTTTGCGGGTCAGCGATGTCATGTCGGGACTGGTCAAGAGCGCGGCCTTCGGCATGGCCATCACCCTCATCAGTTGCGCCCAGGGGTTGATGGCCCGGGAAGGGGCGGCGGATGTGGGCAGAAGAACCACCATGGCCGTGGTGCAGTCGATTTTTATCATGATCCTGCTGGATCTTTTTTTTACGGCATTGAATTATATCCTGCGGTAA